From Hypanus sabinus isolate sHypSab1 chromosome 9, sHypSab1.hap1, whole genome shotgun sequence:
tataacaccacagaaaataaatagattaaattcaaatatgtctgaccaatgttttcgatgtaatcaagaaattggtacttttttacattctacttggtcttgttttaaaattcaacctttttagATAAATTTAggacttttattggaacacattactggagtacaactcccacatagtccaatgttatttttattaggagatattgaaggaataataccgaaacttaaattgaataagtatcagaaaaacatttataaaaattgcattggcagtagctaaaaaagttatcgcagttacttggaaatctgatttatatttaactgtggattgttggaataatgaaatatatagttgtattccacttgaaaaaattacatatcaTCTaaaaaatgaatatgatatatttttgaaaatttggctcccatacctacaaaagatgggattaaatatataggtcctttgaagataaaattataaagtaattggggaaagtaaaaataaatattaaaattattctgaactccatggagcatgtggggaccctccaatatccaggcaatcttttctttttcttctttctttcttttttttctttctttagataagggttaaggggagggtgaggatcaaaatcatttttctttttttttcattacatttattctttgtaattttctaaataaatagatagataatgaaagaaagaaagaaagaaacaataaccAGCTGGctggaaggaactcagcaagcccagcagcatctgtaagaggtgggggagtgggggtggagggtggggaaGGAACCTTTTttaggttgaaaccctgcatcagagcTTCCCACCTTCCAGTTCGGATGCAAGGCGATGTCCCAGAATGTCATGTACACCTGtaactcctgcactcaatattctgactgatgaaggcaccTTTGCCATCACCCTGTGGACCAGTGTCATCACTTTCAGGGAACCTCATACCTGCACTCTGGGTATCTCTGTTCTGGAACACTCCACAGGGACCTACCATTTACTGCACAAATCTTGCcctcatttcttttaccaaaatgcagcacctcgcATTTATTTGAATTAGCCTATTGGCCCAGTTATAATCCTAGACAACTTTCATTTTCCAGGGAGAGCATCAGAAacgtacaacacaatacaggcccttcaacccatcatgTGGTGCCAACTTTATTTAACGGTACACACTGAGTAGGCCGCTTTCTGGCCTCTTGAGCCAGACGGTCCCCAGTGACCCCTCAACCCTGATTAACCCCAACTTAATTGGGGACAATTTAcagcaaccaattaacctacccgatacatctttggactgtgggaggaattcaGAGAACCTGGGAAAACTCACGAATTCCACCAGAAGGACTTACCAAGATTCCTTCCAGAAgagtgccagaattgaacccaactccagaacaccccgagctgcaatagtgttgcgttaccactacactaccgaccTTTAACCTACTTTGTCAATGTAACCTGTCCCTCCAGCATggccctccattcttctatcatccatgtggccatcgaagagtctcttaaatgtccccaatgtatttgcctcttccAGCACCCTTGGCAGAGCgtttcatgcactcaccattctgtgtgtaaaaaacctacctctgacatcctccaatcactttaaagttatgccccctcatattagccatttctgccttggggAAAGGTACTGGTTGTCCATTCTGTATATATtttttatcatcttatacactgtatcaagtcacctctcatccttctttgctccaaagagaaaattccTAGTTCACTCAGCCTTTCATTAGATATGCCCTccaaactaggcagcatcctggtagttTGCCTCTGTACCCTCCCCAAGacttccacctccttcctataatgagccgaccagaactgagcacaggtgTAGTCCGAtcagttttgtagagctgcaacattaccttgtggttcttgaactcaaccccatgactaatgaaggccaaaacaccatatgccttcttaaccagcctaTCAACATTCAAgtaaatctctctgtaaccatTCCAGAGCCACCACACCAACATGTTTTGATCAGAGTTAAAACCAATACCTCAGTTCAATACTTTTAGACTGAGgcggctgtggagggcaagtcattgggtatattgaagacATTAGCTCAcacgtgcaaaatgctggaggaactcagcaggccagacagcatctacagaaaaaagtacagtcaatctTTCAGGCCAGGACACTTTctacgtcctgatgaagggtctcagcccaattcgtcaatgttttctcttttccgcagatgctacctggcttgctgagttcctccagcattttgtgtgggttgctttggatttccagcatctgcagatattcttctGTTAGacgttgataaattcttgactggtcaggccacgaaggaatatgaggagaaggcaggagagggagactagatcagccatgatgaaatggcagagctgggtcaaatggcctaattctattcctgttATCTCTTGGTTTTATGGATTATCCTGAAGACCCAGAGGGGTCACAATGCGGAGAATGGAGGAAggataaacaaaagagattctgcagatgctgggttcCTCAGACCTGATCATTCCTCCTCACActgccctcttccctcccacccccaaatttttattctggcttccttcctgttcctttcccatcctgatgaagggtctcagcttgaaacatcaactgtttattcctttatacagatgctgcctgacctgctgagttcctttggcattttatgtgtgttaatggggaaagggcGTTGTTGTTGTTGAGAGGTGAGGGTCATTTTAATAGTAAGTGCTTGTCTATTTAAGGTAACGGTAGAGACTCATGGGCTTTGGAATTCCCAAAGGGAGGTGGTTGAAGCAGAATATCTGAATAATTTTAGGACAGAGATAGATTGATTCCAGACAAGTAAAACAAGTAAAATAGAGATGGTAGTGGATTGGACGGGGGGGTGCAAAAGGTTAACAGGGGAGAGAAAAAAGCAGCCACAAATTTATTACGTGGTGGATAGTCTTGCTCCTTTCATAAGTATGAATATAAGTCTAATCCACAAGTATGCAAAGGTAACTTCTGTTTCAAATCATTTAATGCTGATGTTGAAATTAATCTTACACCATTCAATCGTTCTTGTAAATTTGTAAATTTATACAGCCGAGTAGACATACGATTTTTTTCCTGTGCAGAAATGGCCAttacgagggggcataattttaacgtGATTTCAGGAAAGTCTAGGGGGAATTATCAGCGgtagatttattttttttttaaacacagagtgtggtgggtacatggaatatCCTTAACGGGGTgaaagtagaggcagatacattaggcacatgaatgaaaaaaaattagacagctacgtgggagggaggggttagatcgatcttgaagtaggttaaaagatcagcacaacaccaTGGACCGAGGGGACTGTACTGTGTAGCAATGTTGTATACTCTATGTTTAAAAATAGTGTGACAGTATGAGGAGTTTGGGACAAGCCCAATTTAATTTCCTCTGCCTCTGATTTGATTGTGGCTCCAGGAGAGTGGCGGTGATGAGGCTGGACAGGCGATGAGAATCACGTGGCCAATAAAGGTTGATGTGACCAGGAAACAGGGATTAAAGTGCCATAAACTGGGCGAACTGTAGGGGCTTGGCATTTGGTGTACCTGGATGTCCCGGTGAAGCAGCTGCTTTGTGAGTTTCTTCAACGACACAGAATCCTTCTCAGGGAAGCCAGCTTTTCGGTTCAAGAGGGGGATCTTTGAGGTGTCCCGGGTGAGCGACTGAGGGTGGAAGTAGTTGAGTGCCTTGAAGTCGTTGTGGACAGCATGGCCGATGACAATCTTCCCATACAAGACCTTCAGTATCTGCCCAAGAAGGGAGGATAGAAAATCACAGCTAAGGCTTTGTTACAATGACCACCCACTCACCCTTTGGTATCCACACAGCTTGGAACTGATTCCAGTGATCCTGGGAGGGTAGAGGGGGAGGTAGAGAAGAGGGAGAGGGTGGTagaggagaaggagaggggagggatagTGGGAGAGGAGTAGAGAGAGACAGGAGGTGGATTGGGGATGTGAGATAGGGCTGAGGGCAGGGGAACAGGTCTTTGGGGAGGAAGAAAAACAGGTGGAGGAGGAAGGAGAATAGATGAGAGTTCAGGAGGATGGAGCAGTACCCTCACCTCTTTCTGCGCCAGTTTGAAGGGTGTAGCGTTCTTCATGTGCTGTCGCCGGATGCCGCTCCAGCGCGTGCGGTAGTCAGTGATGGGGTTGGGCGGGAGGATGTACTTGTCGTAGACTAGGTCTCCGTCGTAACCGATCACGCTGCAGCGGGCAAGCTCACTCTTCTTTCCCCCTTGCCCTGTGCCCACCATCTCACAATCCAGGGCCACGCACTTGTTGGGCTTGGCGAGGGACGAGGGGCGGGGTGCGgacgaggaggaggaagaggaaaaggaggaggaacCTTTGTGGCCGCCCCCTGAGTTACGCTGGAAAGACAGGAAGCCACTCTGACACTCACTGAGTAGCAGGCTCCTCTCCGAAGGATGCGTGGGCTTCTGTCCTGGTGTAGGGGTTTTGAGGTAAGGTTGGGGAGTGAGCTTGGGCTGGGGCCTGTGCCCCAGGCCAGAGTGAGTGACAGAGTTGTGGCTGCTCACTGGCTTTGCCTGCTTCCTGTGCAGGTATCCTTTCCTCTCCAGGTACGCCCGCCGCTGCAGGAAGCGCCGGTgtttgagactgtgccctgtgTGCTGCCTCGGGCCCGGCCCACGGGTGAAGTCCA
This genomic window contains:
- the LOC132399657 gene encoding interferon-stimulated 20 kDa exonuclease-like 2: MSDVILNLDFTRGPGPRQHTGHSLKHRRFLQRRAYLERKGYLHRKQAKPVSSHNSVTHSGLGHRPQPKLTPQPYLKTPTPGQKPTHPSERSLLLSECQSGFLSFQRNSGGGHKGSSSFSSSSSSSAPRPSSLAKPNKCVALDCEMVGTGQGGKKSELARCSVIGYDGDLVYDKYILPPNPITDYRTRWSGIRRQHMKNATPFKLAQKEILKVLYGKIVIGHAVHNDFKALNYFHPQSLTRDTSKIPLLNRKAGFPEKDSVSLKKLTKQLLHRDIQVGKKGHSSVEDARATMELYKLVEAQLESEGATQTEEK